The Gammaproteobacteria bacterium genome window below encodes:
- a CDS encoding GFA family protein: protein MSYKGSCHCGHINFEVEGTFDTAMECNCSHCSRKGYLLWFVPRSQFTLHSPQESMAVYKFNKHVIKHYFCPKCGCAPFGHGVSNGVEMAAINVRCLEGVELSSIKRTYVDGRSL from the coding sequence ATGAGTTATAAGGGCAGTTGCCATTGTGGGCACATCAACTTTGAGGTCGAGGGCACTTTTGACACGGCGATGGAGTGCAACTGTTCGCATTGCAGCCGCAAGGGCTACCTCCTCTGGTTCGTGCCTCGTTCACAGTTCACTCTGCACTCACCGCAGGAATCCATGGCCGTTTACAAGTTCAATAAGCACGTTATCAAACACTATTTCTGCCCCAAGTGCGGCTGCGCGCCCTTTGGCCACGGCGTTTCTAACGGCGTTGAAATGGCGGCCATAAATGTTCGCTGCCTTGAGGGAGTGGAGTTATCGTCCATCAAGCGCACGTATGTTGATGGGCGCTCCCTTTAG
- a CDS encoding DUF3228 family protein, giving the protein MSIELTQFARIRLFPRSGRRNAIDGCSPEAFQQHVNEVAPFKVLEGYAPFCQLRVYRNWTQTRCTTVAITPGNAHLLKSAYEARTRDELPVLNRWFEGVSPSLASYLIVIVYDREQLQKEGESIAAEWGIVGCMATDLPEEVPMAPITMMRNALGVDEGGSGVPLDREAYRRSVEFWSTHANWREAPP; this is encoded by the coding sequence GTGTCGATTGAACTGACGCAATTTGCCCGAATTCGACTGTTTCCGCGCTCTGGTCGCCGCAACGCCATCGACGGTTGCAGCCCGGAGGCCTTCCAGCAACACGTGAATGAAGTGGCGCCGTTCAAGGTGCTCGAGGGCTATGCGCCTTTCTGTCAGCTGCGCGTTTATCGCAACTGGACGCAGACACGCTGCACCACCGTAGCAATCACGCCCGGCAACGCCCACCTGCTGAAGTCGGCCTACGAGGCCCGTACACGCGATGAGCTGCCGGTTCTGAACCGCTGGTTCGAAGGTGTCAGTCCGTCGCTTGCGAGCTACCTGATCGTGATCGTCTACGACCGCGAACAGCTGCAGAAGGAAGGCGAATCGATCGCGGCGGAGTGGGGAATCGTCGGCTGCATGGCAACCGATCTGCCGGAGGAAGTGCCGATGGCACCAATTACGATGATGCGCAATGCACTGGGTGTGGACGAGGGCGGCTCCGGAGTACCACTGGACCGCGAAGCCTACCGCCGCAGTGTCGAATTCTGGAGCACACACGCCAACTGGCGCGAAGCGCCACCCTGA
- a CDS encoding BrnT family toxin, whose amino-acid sequence MSYDPAKRSRNQRKHKIDLAECEAVFDGPMLTREDTREEYGEQRLVSLGWLKGRVVVLVWTDRDDGPRLISCREAEPHEQEAYFRAYPSN is encoded by the coding sequence ATGAGCTATGACCCTGCAAAGCGGAGCAGGAACCAGCGCAAACACAAGATCGACCTTGCTGAATGCGAGGCAGTGTTTGATGGCCCTATGCTCACGCGCGAAGACACCCGCGAGGAGTACGGCGAGCAGAGATTGGTGAGCCTGGGCTGGTTGAAAGGCAGGGTTGTGGTACTGGTGTGGACCGACAGAGACGACGGCCCGCGACTGATCTCGTGCAGAGAGGCAGAGCCCCATGAGCAAGAAGCGTATTTCCGAGCATACCCCTCAAACTGA
- a CDS encoding TIGR00366 family protein has product MLNRLITAIVRVFERWLPDSFVIAVLLTLLTFALAIGLTDTTPIGAVEAWGDGFWNLLAFTNQIALTLLLGYALASTRPVNALLLRTAGLVRSARMAYITVCLLTGLIALLSWSTALVAAGIMSRAVGEACRQRGIHVHYPLLVASAFSGFVVWHQGISASIGLTIATPGHFLQDQIGIIPTSETLFSLWNLLTVTAILLSLPVLMALLHPRDPAQITEIPDHLMREMQPDPDTDGETRATATPALRLERSRLLALAIAVLGLVYLYIHYIARGDGLTLNLMNFSLLTVGILCAGNLDRYARITVDGGRIAAPFLVQYPFYAGIAGLIASSGLGAMVVAACASVADADSLPLFAFFSGGLLNVFIPSGGAQWAVQGPIMMTVADQIGASLPATAMAVSLGDEWTNLIQPLIMLPVLTLARVSARSVMGYSFVALLWSGLIFVVSLSVI; this is encoded by the coding sequence GTGCTGAACCGTCTGATCACCGCCATTGTCCGTGTGTTCGAACGATGGCTGCCCGATTCCTTCGTGATCGCCGTGCTGCTGACGCTGCTGACGTTCGCGCTGGCGATCGGGCTGACGGACACCACACCGATCGGCGCGGTCGAAGCCTGGGGCGATGGTTTCTGGAACCTGCTCGCGTTCACCAATCAGATCGCCCTCACCCTGCTGCTGGGGTATGCGCTGGCCAGCACGCGCCCGGTCAACGCGCTGCTGCTGCGCACCGCAGGTCTGGTGCGTTCGGCGCGCATGGCTTATATCACGGTATGCCTGCTGACCGGACTGATCGCGCTGCTGTCCTGGTCGACCGCGCTGGTTGCCGCCGGGATCATGTCGCGCGCGGTCGGCGAAGCCTGTCGCCAGCGTGGCATTCACGTGCACTATCCGCTACTGGTGGCATCGGCGTTTTCCGGATTCGTGGTCTGGCATCAGGGCATCTCGGCATCGATCGGTCTGACGATCGCCACACCGGGGCATTTCCTGCAAGACCAGATCGGCATCATTCCGACCTCGGAGACGCTGTTTTCCCTTTGGAATCTGCTGACCGTGACGGCGATCCTGCTGAGCCTGCCGGTGCTCATGGCCCTGCTGCACCCCCGGGACCCGGCGCAGATCACGGAAATTCCGGACCATCTGATGCGCGAGATGCAGCCGGACCCGGATACCGACGGTGAAACCAGGGCGACGGCCACACCGGCGCTGCGCCTCGAACGCTCGCGTCTGCTCGCCCTGGCGATCGCCGTGCTCGGGCTGGTCTATCTGTACATCCACTACATCGCACGCGGCGACGGGCTGACGCTCAACCTGATGAACTTCAGCCTGCTGACGGTGGGGATACTTTGCGCCGGAAACCTTGACCGCTATGCCCGCATCACCGTGGATGGCGGCCGCATCGCCGCGCCGTTTCTAGTTCAGTACCCGTTCTATGCGGGCATCGCGGGGCTGATCGCCAGTTCCGGCCTGGGCGCCATGGTGGTGGCTGCCTGCGCCTCGGTGGCGGATGCCGACAGCCTGCCGCTGTTCGCCTTCTTCAGCGGCGGCCTGCTCAACGTCTTCATTCCTTCGGGCGGTGCCCAATGGGCGGTCCAGGGGCCGATCATGATGACGGTGGCGGACCAGATCGGCGCGTCGCTGCCGGCCACCGCGATGGCGGTGTCGCTGGGTGACGAATGGACCAACCTCATCCAGCCGCTGATCATGCTGCCGGTACTGACCCTGGCCCGGGTCAGCGCACGGTCCGTGATGGGCTATTCGTTCGTGGCGTTGCTGTGGTCGGGCCTGATCTTTGTGGTGTCGCTCAGCGTGATCTGA
- a CDS encoding BrnA antitoxin family protein: MSKKRISEHTPQTDVPYDVHDKAAVQSFWDGAIAHHGLTEFRAKRGRPKKAEHERKEQIALRVDADVLEWYRTLGTGWQTKMNAVLKAYKDATSA, translated from the coding sequence ATGAGCAAGAAGCGTATTTCCGAGCATACCCCTCAAACTGACGTGCCCTATGACGTGCATGACAAAGCCGCCGTTCAATCCTTCTGGGACGGGGCGATTGCGCATCATGGACTGACGGAGTTTCGCGCGAAGCGCGGCCGTCCGAAGAAGGCAGAGCATGAGCGCAAGGAGCAAATTGCATTGCGTGTGGACGCGGATGTACTTGAGTGGTACCGCACGCTTGGCACAGGCTGGCAGACAAAGATGAATGCCGTGCTAAAAGCATACAAGGATGCGACAAGCGCATAG